From one Meles meles chromosome 18, mMelMel3.1 paternal haplotype, whole genome shotgun sequence genomic stretch:
- the TEFM gene encoding transcription elongation factor, mitochondrial yields the protein MGPREPRALPGRMSVGSLLVVGGRGRCFPVPLRSSLFQALHSSCCWKKSAAPKKITPNAAFYDENTKEPGNALDKLFSSEQQASILHVLNTASNKELEAFRLLRGRKSVNIIEHREKFGPFHNLESLMNVPLFQYKTTIQVCNSILCPETGGKKKFQDNRLLRKLIRPEIERKRFKAVNSIVSIVFGTRRVAWAHVDRKLAVLDWQQNECCRLMKGTYISSVYLQEISSVISKMPKADFYVLEKIGFSIQNSSRFPVVLHFHIMEAMLYALLNKTFAQDGQHQVLSMNRNGVGKHFELMIGDTRTSGKELVKQLLSDSVLKEQPRVVFPPEKIVLYRQMFSSTEQHRAEELYDSLLQAVAFYELAVFDTEP from the exons ATGGGACCGCGGGAGCCCCGTGCTTTACCTGGCAGGATGAGCGTCGGTAGTCTGCTCGTGGTGGGAG GAAGGGGGCGATGTTTTCCAGTTCCATTAAGGTCATCCTTATTCCAGGCGCTACATAGTTCCTGCTGTTGGAAAAAATCCGCTGCACCTAAGAAGATTACTCCCAATGCTGCTTTTTATGATGAAAATACAAAGGAACCTGGAAATGCACTTGACAAGCTCTTCTCTTCAGAACAGCAGGCTTCCATCTTGCATGTGTTGAATACGGCATCTAATAAAGAACTTGAAGCTTTCAGATTGCTTCGTGGAAGAAAATCTGTCAATATTATAGAGCACAGAGAGAAGTTTGGGCCATTTCATAATTTGGAGAGTTTAATGAATGTGCCCTTGTTCCAGTATAAAACTACCATTCAAGTTTGTAACTCCATTCTTTGTCCAGagactggagggaaaaaaaagttccaggACAACCGGCTCTTGAGAAAGCTCATCAGAccagaaatagagagaaagagatttaag GCAGTTAATAGTATCGTATCCATCGTTTTTGGAACTCGAAGAGTTGCCTGGGCTCACGTGGATCGTAAACTGGCGGTGCTGGACTGGCAGCAGAATGAGTGCTGCCGGCTGATGAAGGGAACGTACATATCATCTGTCTATTTACAAGAG atttcttcgGTCATTTCAAAGATGCCTAAAGCTGACTTCTATGTTCTGGAAAAAATCGGGTTTTCAATTCAGAACTCATCTCGGTTTCCTGTAGTGTTACATTTTCATATCATGGAAGCCATGCTGTATGCCTTATTAAACAAAACCTTTGCCCAGGACGGCCAGCATCAGGTGCTGAGCATGAATCGAAACGGAGTGGGGAAGCACTTTGAACTGATGATTGGGGACACACGGACTAGTGGAAAAGAGCTGGTGAAGCAGTTGCTCTCAGATTCTGTTCTGAAGGAGCAGCCTCGGGTAGTCTTCCCCCCTGAGAAGATTGTCCTCTACAGACAGATGTTTTCATCTACTGAACAGCACAGAGCAGAAGAGTTGTATGACTCATTATTGCAAGCTGTTGCCTTCTATGAATTAGCAGTTTTTGACACTGAACCTTAA